Proteins from a genomic interval of Lycium ferocissimum isolate CSIRO_LF1 chromosome 2, AGI_CSIRO_Lferr_CH_V1, whole genome shotgun sequence:
- the LOC132033814 gene encoding protein root UVB sensitive 6, with the protein MKLKHPPSSSSTTLTTATVSSSHDATLLVRETLRISADLASSSSPPPPLSSEASFGGQFVDSSLRLLCSEEVDGRRWNYFADDSFKCGGPDHFKKNSIRAVSLHSPQAPAQEFMAFIRSYVVPEGFPDSVTPSYVPYMTWRALKHFFGGAMGVFTTQTLLNSVGVSKHRATPGAVAINWILKDGAGRVGKMLYARQGKKFDYDLKQLRFTGDLLMELGAGVELVTAVVPQFFLPLACAANVAKNVGAVTSTSTRTPIYKAFAKGENIGDVTAKGECVGNVADLLGTGLSILISKRNPSLVKTFALLSFGYVFSSYQEVKSVVLHTLNRARFTVAVESFLRTGRVPTLQDGNSRENIFNFPWKKHRPIVLGPRFREAFQDPNSYLAVKPIFEKERYIVTYNPFKGNIYVLLKDQAKSDDVLKAAFHGHVLLHIIRSSTNKQSSSRKQREDELSASLLSTADLQAHVIESYKMVSALYMPFKSKAKEQGWVMSESLLNPGRARLCEMVK; encoded by the exons ATGAAGCTGAAACATCCTCCAAGCTCCTCTTCTACGACCCTAACAACAGCAACGGTGTCTTCATCTCATGATGCTACGTTGCTTGTCCGTGAAACCCTCCGTATTAGTGCCGACCTTGCCTCCtcctcttctcctcctcctcctctctcATCAGAGGCTAGCTTCGGAGGTCAATTTGTGGATTCGAGCTTGAGATTGCTCTGCTCTGAGGAGGTCGATGGTCGCCGATGGAACTACTTCGCTGATGACTCTTTCAAATGTGGTGGTCCTGACCACTTCAAGAAGAACTCTATTCGTGCTGTTAGTTTGCACTCTCCACAAGCTCCTGCCCAG GAGTTCATGGCGTTCATAAGATCCTACGTGGTTCCAGAAGGTTTTCCTGACAGCGTTACACCTTCTTATGTACCATACATGACATGGAGGGCACTGAAG CACTTCTTTGGTGGTGCAATGGGTGTTTTCACTACGCAAACACTCTTAAATTCAGTAGGAGTCTCCAAACATAGAGCTACCCCTGGTGCTGTAGCCATTAACTGGATTCTCAAG GATGGCGCTGGCCGCGTGGGGAAGATGCTTTATGCACGGCAGGGAAAGAAATTTGACTATGATCTAAAACAG CTAAGGTTCACGGGTGATCTTCTGATGGAGTTGGGAGCTGGTGTTGAACTGGTAACTGCTGTTGTGCCGCAGTTTTTTCTTCCTTTAGCCTGTGCTGCGAATGTTGCCAAG AATGTAGGTGCTGTCACTTCTACTTCAACTCGTACTCCTATATATAAGGCCTTCGCTAAAGGGGAAAACATTGGGGATGTAACTGCTAAGGGGGAATGCGTTGGCAATGTTGCTGATTTA CTCGGGACAGGATTAAGTATCTTGATTTCCAAAAGGAATCCATCCTTGGTCAAGACATTTGCGCTCCTCTCATTTGGATATGTTTTCAGCTCTTACCAAGAG GTGAAATCTGTTGTGCTGCATACCCTGAACCGTGCAAGATTCACAGTAGCCGTAGAATCTTTCCTAAGGACAG GGAGAGTTCCAACACTGCAGGATGGAAATTCAAGGGAAAACATATTCAATTTTCCATGGAAAAAGCACAGGCCTATTGTTCTTG GACCCAGATTTAGAGAAGCTTTCCAAGATCCAAACTCATATCTAGCTGTCAAGCCCATCTTTGAG AAGGAGCGATATATAGTGACGTACAATCCTTTCAAAGgcaatatatatgtattgctCAAGGATCAAGCTAAGTCTGATGATGTACTGAAAGCAGCATTTCAT GGTCATGTGCTTCTGCACATCATTCGTTCATCCACCAACAAACAGTCTTCCTCCAGAAAACAGCGGGAAGATGAACTTTCAGCATCCTTGCTATCAACTGCTGATCTTCAAGCTCATGTTATAGAATCTTACAAAATGGTCTCTGCTTTATATATGCCTTTCAAGAGCAAAGCTAAAGAACAG GGCTGGGTGATGTCGGAATCACTACTTAATCCTGGCCGAGCTCGACTTTGTGAAATGGTCAAATAA